Genomic segment of Thermodesulfobacteriota bacterium:
GTAGTTTTTCCAACACAACTTTACTAAAAACCGCCGAGCTATATTCTCAGTCTTTACGGTATGTTCGAATGACTTTATGTCCATGACACCATTATATTATGGTGCCAAATCTTTTACAATCACCTAATAAAAACTCCAACGATTAATAAAAAAGGGATTGTTTTATATATCAAGTTTCCCTGCTTCCAATAAGTCTATTGTGCCTGACCCATCATCAAAAAATTATATCATTTTCGACAGCCTTGCGCTACCAAAAGAATTCCTTCGTCCATATCAACTCCTGCTCCCCTCCCCTTCACCGTTGATTATCTCCTAACTATTTGTATTTTTTATTCTACTGTTTCTCGCGATCGAACTCATGGACCGGTACGGTCGGGGTTTCGGCGCTGACACTTATGCGCGCTGTATGGTCAGCCTTCCAGCCCACAGGACAGGCTGAGATACACGCGTTGCACATGGATGGGCCGCCCTGGTACTGCAGGACCATCCACAGAGTCCATAACTTCGGCCCAAAAAGGACCTTGTCTCGCTTATCAGGGTCTTTTTCTTTCATAGCCTCCCGAATGAGTCTGATGATACCAAGAAGCCCAAACCGGCCATAACCCTGGAGACACTTGTTGACGTCCATACCATCTGAAGAAAGGGCATACTCGGGACATTTCTCGATGCAAATATTGCAGTCTCTCCCGGGACAGACCTCTCCTGACACCATGGGGTCGGCAGCAAGTTCGGCGGTGGTGATGACTGACATTAACCAGACTCGAGGGCCAAACCGGGGAGTAATTAAGAGGCGATTGAGGCCTATTTGACCAAGACCGGCCAGTTCGGCGGCATGCCTGTGTGAGAAGTCGGCAAAGACGAGCCTGCCGACCGGTCCGCTGTCCTGAGGCGCGGTAGAGGGAAAGTTTATGGTTGGGTATCCTTTGTCTTCAAGGAAACGACACATTTCGTATCCGATATCCTGGTAATGCAGGCGAAGTTGGCTGTAGCGCAGGATGTAAACCCTAGGGTTGGGTGACAGAAAAGTCGAGTCAAGCATCCGGCCAGCCATGACGATGACGCTTCTGGCTCCGGGTAAAAGCTCCTCAGGCCGGTGGCCGGCCGGAGCCTCGGCGAACCTCTCGACACTGGCGACACCGACCAGATCCGTGCCTAATTGTTGTAATGCAAACTCCTTTATCTCACGCGTAAGCCCGTGGTCAATCATATTCAACCTCCTTTTAGGGTTTAAACCGAATATAGTCACCTTCAAAGACATGCACTTTATTAAACCGAACAGTCATCTCTCTTAGACTCTCCATCAACTTACTTTTTGACCACTGCCCTACTAAGTATCCCCTCAAGTACATTAATTTTCTCTTGTTAATTAAGTATTGTGTCCCCAGAATTATATCAATACCCTGCGGCAGAATTCGCAGGGTATCCACAATTAGAAATGTACTTATATCCCTGGCAATAAAGTTTGTTTCAGTTCAAATGTTAATAGTATTTTTTTCAGGAATTATTTCATCTAAAACATTTTTTAAGGAATCCCAAATTAGATCATAAATAATTCCATATGATTTTTGAGATGAACCATACCTGCTAGCACCATTTTCTGAGTTATCTTTATGCCAGAAATCGCACTCAAAATAATCCGATACATTTTCATGAGAAAATAACTTTAGAAACATATCTCCAGTAATATTTTTTGCAGCCCAAAGTGTAGGTAATAACTTTGCAAATACTTTATTTAGTACAAAAATACCTGGAGTTTTTAATATTAAATAATCTTTTGGAGTCACAAACGCTTCTGGACAAAGGGTTTTTATCGCACTCCACATATTCATCAGTCCTTTGGCAGCTTGTTTTTCATCTCTTAAATAGCTTTTGTAAACATCCACTAAAGGTTTTAAAGAACTAGTAGCAGAAACTTGATTTAATGGCATTGACCCTTTTTCACCGGGGCGTTTTATTAAATGATATAAAGGGGATTCGGGGGTATCAGCTAGATAATCTATAATTCTTACAGCATCGCTTTTCCACATATCAATTGGGAGGTCTTGAGTTGCAATATTTTCTCTACCCTCTTTCTGCTCAAGTATCAAAAAAATACGTTCTGCTAAATCAGTTTTTACTCCTTTTTGCATTTTGTTAATGATTAAAAACTGTTTTGCTTCAAACTCTTTTTCAGAATTCATTAAAGCTATGGGGATATCGATTTCCCGAATCATAGGAAACTCATCCGCTAACTCTTTCATTCCCTCAAACCTATGTTGGCCATCAACAATCCACCAATTTAAATTATCAGGGACATTTAAATACCCGTCTTCTTCTGAGATGTTATTTTCACGAATATTAACAAATAAATTAACTGGAGAAGTACCGCCTTTTCTCATGAAGTGTCCAAATTTCCTTGCTCTATTTTTTTGTGCTTCTCTTTGGTACCCTTCAGGATTTTTAGGTGATTGCTGATCGACTATAGCTTTACCTAAGATTTCTTTAAATTTAACTTTACACAACCAAAATTTTGTTCCTCCCTGATCAAATGCTAAACATGGAATTTTCATTTCCTACCTCCTAAAAGTTATTTAGCTACAATGTAGTTTAAATAATTATAAGTTTACAAGATCTAAATGTCAAGATCTTTTTTAATAGATCTTAAATATTTGATCTTTGTTTTAAGATCTATAAAAATAGCCGCTATTTTGCTTAACGTATTGCCAATCCTATCTATGAAATTCAACTATTATTGTTGAAACAATACCGAAAATGGTATTTGGCAATGACCTGAAAAGATTTGACCCCCCTCTATGATTCTGTTAGACTTCAAACTTGATGGCTTCGTAAAGAGTCCATCAAATTAGAATACCGATATGATGGGTTTATTGTTTATAGTAAACATATTATGAGTTCAGACAAATTAATAATAATCGGCGGCGGGCTGGCAGGCTGCGAGGCTGCATGGCAGGCAGCAAAGAGAGGGGTTGATGTAATCCTTTATGAAATGAAACCAAAAGTCTTTTCCCCTGCCCATGTCTCCGAAGATTTGGGTGAGCTTGTATGCAGTAATTCCCTTCGCTCAAGCTCCCTTGAAAATGCCTCCGGGCTTCTTAAAGAAGAGATGCGGAGGATGGATTCTCTCATTATCAGGGCTGCCGATGAAACCAGTGTCCCGGCTGGAAGTGCCCTAGCTGTAGACAGACAGGGGTTTTCAAGGTTTATCACCCAGGTCTTGGAAAAAATGGATAATGTTGAGGTTATTCGTGAAGAAGTTTTTAAAATCCCGGAGGATATCCTTGTAATTATTGCAACAGGTCCCCTTACATCTGAAACCCTTGGAGATGAGATAAAAAAGCTGACGGGGGAGGATTGCCTGTATTTTTATGACGCCATAGCCCCCATAGTTGAGGCAGATTCTATAAACTTCGATATCGTTTACAGAAGCTCCAGATACGGGAAGGGCGGAGATGACTATATAAACTGCCCAATGACAAAAGAGGAATACTATAAATTCATCGATGCCCTGATGGAAGCGGAGAAGGTTCCCACCAGAGATTTTGAAAAGATGGTTCCTTTTGAAGGGTGCATGCCCATAGAGCAGGCTATGGAGAGGGGGAAAGATACATTGCTCTTCGGACCAATGAAACCGGTTGGTTTGATAAACCCCGGAACCGGTGAGATACCCTATGCCGTGGTACAGCTAAGGCAGGATAACAGTTACGGAACCCTTTATAATATGGTGGGATTTCAGACAAAGCTTAAGTGGAATGAACAAAAGAGGATATTCCGTATGATACCCGGGCTGGAACAGGCAGAATTTGCACGGTTAGGGAGCCTTCATCGTAATACCTTCATCAATTCCAGAAAGTTACTGACTGCTTCTCTTCAATTAAAAAAGAAACCATCAGTGTTTTTTGCCGGTCAGATCACAGGCGTAGAGGGATATGTAGAGTCTTCTGCTATGGGGCTGCTGGCTGGAATCAATGCCAGTCGATTGATTTGTAAACTCCCATTAATCTCCCCTCCCCTGACCACAACTATGGGTGCACTTGTAAACTATATCACCGAAACAAGTGACAGAGATTTTCAACCGATGAATATCAACTTTGGACTGTTACCGCCTCTTGGAGAAAAGGTAAAGAAGGGGTTGAGAAGAGGGATGATAGCAGAAAGAGCCCTTGCTGATCTGGAGGAATGGAAAAGGGATCTGGAAAAATAAAACAGGCTGTTGCCCAAGGAACTCTTTTTTGGACAACAGCCTGTTTCAGGGTATAGATTCAAATTAGTTAAACATCAGGAGATGCCCTTCATAGCCTTCATTTCAGCAACCGTTTTTGCAACACTTTCCGCAGACTTCTTAACTGCTGCCTTTTCTTCATCACTTAATGAAAGCTCGACAATCTTCTCGATGCCGTTGGCACCAAGAATGGTGGGAACGCCGAAGCAGATGTCCTTCAGCCCATATTCGCCCTCCAGGTATGCACAGCTCGGAATCAGCCTTCTTTTGTCTTTCAGGATGGCTTCGGCCATGGTGACGGCGCCAAGAGACGGTGCATAGAAGGCGCTTCCGGTCTTAAGAAGCGCTACGATTTCCCCACCTCCTTTCTTCGTCCTGTCCACAAGTTTGTCGATCTTTTCTTTGGAAAGGAATTCGGTTATCGGGATGCCATTGATTGTAGAATATCTCGGAAGGGGAACCATATCATCGCCATGGCCGCCCAACAGCATGACTCTGATATCTTCTACGGAAATGTTCAACTCCATGCCGATGAAACTCTGAAAACGGGTGCAGTCGAGAGCGCCTGCCTGTCCCATGACCCTATTCTTCGGGAACTTGCTGGTTTTCAGAGCAAGGTAGGTCATTGTGTCCAGGGGATTGCTCACGACGATAATGATACAATTCGGTGAGTATTTGGCAACGTTCTCTGTCACCGAGCCAATGATGTCCGCGTTGATTTTCAGCAAATCCTCCCTGCTCATGCCGGGCTTCCGGGCAATACCCGATGTGATGATAACCACATCAGAATTTTTTGTCTCTTCATAACCGTTCGTTCCGATGATATTCGCGTCAAATCCTTCCATCGGGGCGGCTTCCATGAGATCCAAAGCCTTTCCCTGGGGCATCCCTTCAACAATGTCCACAAGAACGATGTCGCCCAACTCCTTGATGGCTGCCCAATGTGCAGCCGTTGCACCCACATTACCAGCTCCTACAATAGTTATTTTCTTCCTTGCCATTTTGTTAATCCTCCTTTAACAGGTTTAACTTGATAATTCCCTGTAATTTGCTACAAGGTCTCCTTGTGTCATTCTCTGGCTTGACCAGAGAATCCAGTTTCTTTGTTTCTGAATTCCCCGATCAAGTCGGGGAATGACGATATGCTCTGTATAATTTTTTGGATACCCCGCAGCTTGCTGCGGGGAGGTTCATTTAGATCGTAAGTTTTAAAAAGATATTTTTTAAAGCCTTAAAAATTGCTTTTGCTCCTACATATTTTCTATTACTGCCGATCCAAATTCAGAGCACTTAAGCCTTGTAGCTCCTTCCATCAACTTCTCCAGATCATAGGTTACCGTTCTCTCTAAAATAGTCCTTTCCAAAGCCTTAACTACAATGTCTGCCGCCTCCTTCCAACCCATATACTCCAGCATCATTACCCCTGATAAAATAAGAGAGGTGGGATTAACCTTGTCCTGTCCGGCATACTTGGGGGCTGTTCCGTGTGTGGCCTCAAATAGGGCATAAGGAGCCCCTATATTTGCACCAGGTGCGATGCCTAATCCTCCTATCTGGGCAGCGAGGAGGTCAGATATATAGTCACCGTTTAAGTTTGGGAGCGCCAGGACATCGTATTCCTCAGGCCGAATCAAAACCTGTTGAAACATTGAATCTGCTATCCTGTCTTTAATGATTATTTTATCCTGAGGGTATTTTCCATGGTAATGTTCCAATAGCTGGTCTTCAGTAATGGTTTTATCTCCAAACTCTTCTCTGGCAACCTCGTAACCCCAGTCTTTAAATCCTCCTTCAGTGAATTTCATGATATTGCCTTTATGAACCAGGGTAACGCTTTTTCTCTTGTTTCCTATGGCATATCTTATCGCCATCCTCACCAGCCGTTTTGTCCCTGATATACTCATTGGCTTTATGCCGATACCAGAATCGTCTTTGATTTCTACATTCATTTGCCTCTTAAGGAAATCTATGACCTTTCTGCACTCGGGGGTATTCACCTGCCACTCAATACCGGAATAAACATCTTCCGTATTTTCCCTGAACACAATTATATCTATCTTCTCAGGGTGCTTAACAGGGCTTGGGATGCCAGGGAAATACCTTACAGGTCTGATACAGGCAAAGAGGTCCAGCTTTTGTCTGAGTGCAACATTAATACTCCTTATACCACCACCGACAGGGGTTGTAAGGGGCCCTTTTATGGCTATCACATGGGTTTCGATTGCCCTGACAGTATCTGCCGGCAACCATTCTCCATACCCTTCTCTTGCTTTCTCCCCGGCATAGACCTCATACCAGTGAATCTTTTTCCTCCCTCCATATGCCCTGGCAACAGCAGCCTCAAGTACCTTTGAAGAAGCAGCCCATATATCAGGCCCAACTCCATCCCCCTCAATAAAGGGAATTATAGGGTCATCCGGTACTTTGAGAGACCCGTCAGGGTTTACTGAAATCCTGCTCCCTTTCATTCCTCATCTTCTACTTTGGTTAGTTCTTCAAACCTTATGTCCACTCCAAGTACCCCCGCTATGTTATCCTTTTTATCTCTTATAGGGGCTGAAACGGTAAGACAGAGTGCCCTGGTAATATACGATTTATATAGATCCGTTATATATATCTTTCCATCTTTTAAAGGCCCGATAAACCATTCCCTGTTTGAGAAGTTCTCGTTCAAACCGAAAGACTCATATTTTGCTCTGTCCACTACCTGGGTTATATTCCTTGTAATCTTTCTCCCCTCCATATCAGTTACATAAACAAACTGGATAAAGGGGTTTTCCTCTACCAGCTTTTTCATCAAAGGTTCTTGTAACTCAGGTCTCATGGATCTCATCTCAGGAGCTTCTATAATATCCTCAATCAAATGGGCAGCGAGTTCATGAGCTCTAATCTTCAATCTGTCAAATTTAGAGACGAAGAATTCCGGCAAATATTTTCTAGCCTGTTTATCCATCTCTTCATGGGAAATACTTGTAACCCTTCCATTATCGTATTGGCCGATTACCCATTTATGCATCTTTGCGATCCCCGGATGTCGCTTATCAACCTTGTTATCTTCTTTCAGCCTCATATGTGTGTTAATCCAATGAGCAATACCTGCCGTACCTGATTTATCCGATATTGTTATCCCCGGAGGTCTGTTTAGAATCTTTGTAGTATCGAATATATTATATATCTCTTCATTTTTTAGGGCTCCATCAGCGTGAATTCCAGCTTGTGTTGTATTGAAATCCGACCCAACAAAAGGATAGTTTGCAGGGATATGTACACCAGTCTCCCTTTCAAGATATTTTGCAATCTCAGTAATGACAGGTGTGTCTATCCCGTTATTATGACCCTTTAAAGCGATATATTCAATTATAAGGCCTTCAATAGGCGGATTCCCTGTTCTTTCTCCAAACCCCAGCAGGGCTCCATTGGCTCCAGAACATCCGTATAACCATGCGGTCGTAGCGTTAATATGTACCTTGTGGAAATCGTTATGACCATGCCATTCCAGTAAACTTCCTGGGACACCTGCATCATCAATCATGGCACGGACGAGTTTGTCTACGCTCCTTGGTAAGGCGGCACCAGGATAGGTAACACCATAACCCATGGTATCACAGAGTCTTATCTTGATATCTATTTTGCTTTCTTCCCTGAGCTTCATCAGCTCTATCGCAAACGGGACACAAAATCCGTAAACATCTGCCCGGGTTATATCCTCAAAATGGCATCTGGGTATTATTCCCATATCAAGGGCATTGGAGACAACCCTTAGGTAATCGTCCATTGCCTCTTTTCTGGTTTTGTTAAACTTCAGGAATATATGATAATCAGAAACAGAGGTCAATATGCCTGTCTCTTTCAGATGCATCTCTTTCACAAGTTCCAAATCTCCCTTAGATGCCCTGATCCATCCTGTGATTTCTGGAAATTCAAACCCCATCTCCAAACATTTATTTAGAGCTTCTCTGTCTCTATTGCTGTACAGGAAGAACTCTGTTTGTCGTATGATCCCTTTAGGACCACCCAGCCTGTGTAACATTTCAAAGAGGTCTGCAACCTGTTTTGGAGAATAAGGAGGTCTTGCCTGCTGTCCATCCCGGAAAGTCGTATCAGTAATAAATATATCTTCAACAGGACAAATAGGTATTATCTTATTGTCAAACTCTATTCTGGATACTTCGTCATAAGGAAAGATTTCTCTGAACAGATTAGGTTCTGTTACATCTTCGATCTTGAATCTTGGAGGTATTTTCCTCTTATCCCAAATAGTCATTTAAGTCTTCCTTATTATCTCAGGTATTGTCAAAAGTAGGGGCGAATGGCCGTTCGTCCCTACTGGTATATTATTGGCAATATGTTTAACTTACCACATATTAAAATGCATTGCAAGAAAGTTGGTAGTTTAAATCCCTTATTCTGTAATTGCTGGTTTCTTTAGATAAAAAGATAACACCATACCTATTAGTGATATGCCTCCGGCTACCAGGAAGGGTATAGTAAAAGAATGGGTTATATCTGCCAGATAGCCCCCCAGAGCTGGGCCCAGAGCCTGTCCAATACCGAAGAAGAGAGTAATGAATCCCAGTCCTGCCGGTGCTAATCGAGGCCCCACATAATCACCTGCAGCCGCAGCCATGATGGTTGGAATACTCCATGCTGTAAGCCCAAACATGACTGCAGAGAGATAAAAACCGATTTCGATCTTTAACAGTCCATAGATAATATAGGAAAGACTAAGAATCAGATATGCCAGGGCTGCTCCACGATTGCGGCCGAGGTAATCTGATATGCTTCCCCATATTACCCCGCAAAAGACACTCAAGCCTCCAACCAGTGCCCATAGTGTGCCTGCCCATTCCTGTGAAAAACTCATCTCCTTGACCAGGTAGGCAGCAAAGAAAATCATATATATTATGTATGACAAACCATAAAAGAAGTAAACTATACCCAGATGCCAGATAGCCCCTACTTTGTAAATCTTTGCCCACTCAAAAGATGAAACACCTCCTTTCTCATCTGTACCAATTGGCGGCAACCCCTTTTCGTCGGGGTGACTGCGTACAAATAGAAAGACCACACCGGAAAGCAATAGCACGACACTGCCCAGGATATACCAGGAAAAACGCCAGCCATCAGGTCGATATGCAGTTAAAATAAGGGGAACTACCATGCCAGATATCAGGGTGCCTATTCCGATCCCACCTGAGATAACCCCTGTAGCAAAACCCCTTCTCTTTATTGTAAACCAGGCTGATCCGAGTGCCATAGCCGGAACATAAGCAGCACCATTGCCAATGCCGGTCAGAAGTCGCATGGCAAATGCGAAACCGAATGATTGGGCAAAGCCAGTCAGTATCATGGTACAACCCATCAGTATTAGTGCAATGGTAATCACAATTCGTGTCCCAAACCTGGCTGCCAAAAACCCACCGACAATAGCCATGGCTAGATAACCAATAAAATTGCCTGTACCCAGGAGTCCCAGTTGGGTATAGTCAAACTTGAGACCATCCTTCATCGCGGGTAAAATAATGGTATAGGCCATACGCCCAAACCCGTGAGCAGCAATGGTAGTAAAGAGTCCCATTAATATAACAATCCAGCCATAGTGAAGTTTCGTCTTTCTCATTTTGCTATCCCTTTGGTCATCCGGCTAATTGTACTTTTCAGGCAACCCTTTAATTCGTTTTTGCTCTGTTAGGATATCTAAGTTCGAAGTCTAACAGAATAAGGGAAACGGGTCAAATCTTTTCAGGTTGTTCTACAAATGAGGGATACAGAATAATATCGTCCCACTTTAGACTTTTGATCAAGTTTTTTTATAGAGATTTATAGAAAAAGGGGGGGTACCATGTCCCCTCCCTTTTCCAAACCTAAAAAGATTATCCCTTGCATTTTGATATTACTTGTTATATAAAAATTGGGTTTGCTTCATCTATGGTTGTGCTTACAAAGAAAAATTTTTAGTGGGAACTTAATTATAAGGATATACATATGAAGTATTGGCGGAAACCACTGGATTATGAAGATATTAAGATACCCAGGGGTAAGGTGTCTATTATTGAAGACCGCTGTAAGGGCTGTTCCTTCTGTGTGGAGTATTGTCCCCGGAACGTCCTGGAGATGTCCGAGCATTTTAATAAAAAGGGCTATCACCCCCCCTATGTTAAAAATCCGGAAGATTGCGTTAACTGCAATTTTTGTGAGGTGATATGCCCGGAGTTTGCCATATATGTTGAAAAACTGGAAGAATAAAGGAGATATAGGTTTTGAAAGGTACTGAACACTTCATTATGGGCGATGAGGCATGTGCGGAAGCCGCCATTGCCTGCGGATGCAGATTCTTTGCTGGTTATCCTATAACACCGGCTACAGAGATTGCTGAAAGGATGGCAAAAAGGCTACCCCAGGTTGGAGGCGTTTATATCCAGATGGAAGATGAGATGGCTTCCATGGCTGCTGTGCTGGGAGCATCATGGGGAGGACTCAAGTCCATGACATCCACTTCTGGGCCAGGATTTAGCCTCATGATGGAAAATATAGGTCTTGGTATCGTTATGGAGGTACCCTGTGTTGTGGTGAACGTTCAAAGGGCAGGACCATCAACAGGTCTCCCTACCCTATGTGCCCAGGGAGACATGATGCAGGCCAGATGGGGCTCTCACGGGCACTATGAGATAATTGCCCTGAGCGCCAGCTCACCACAGGAGCTATTCGATGTAACAATAAAGGCTTTCAATCTCTCCGAAAAATATCGCCTTCCGGTTTTGATAATGACCGATGAGGTAGTGGGACATATGGCAGAAAAGGTCATTATCCCACCGCCCAACCGGATTGAAATCTATCCCCGTCGGATAACGAAGCTCCCTCCGCAAGAATACCTGCCATACCTTCCTGATAAAGATATGGTCGCTCCTATGGTAGGAATCGGTGAAGGATACCACATACACTCTACAGGCTTAACACACGATAAAAAGGGATACCCTGTTATAACCGCTCCTGTTCAGAAGGAGATGATAGACAGGCTGGTCTATAAGATCCGAAACAATGTGGATGATATAGTTGAATATCAGGAAATTGAGACAGCAGATGCTGAAATAATCATTGTTGCCTATGGAATATCGGTACGACCTGCACTAAAGGCTTTAGAACTGGCAAGAGAGAAAGGAATCAAGTGCGGAATGTTGAAACTGACTACCATATGGCCATTTGCCGAGAAAAAGATTACAGAATTGGCCTCTCAGGTTAAAGGATTTGTTGTGCCTGAGATAAATTATGGCCAGATATCTCTGGAAGTGGAACGATGTTCGGCAGGCCATGCAAAAACTATTCTGGTAAGCCATGCAGGCGGAGCCATTTTTAATCCCAATGAAATCCTTGAGGCGGTTGATAAATTATGAAAAAACAGGGGGCTGAAGAGTTGAATGGAATGCCGGGAAGGCACCCTTTGAGTTCTCTCCTGCGAGAGGACAGGATGCCCCACATCTGGTGTCCTGGCTGTGATATCGGAACGGTATTTTCAAGCTGTCTTACTGCCATTCATGAATCAAAGATAGACTATAACAATTTTGCCATGGTATCTGGAATAGGTTGTACGGGAAGGGCTGCCGGGTATATCAAGCTCGATTCTTTTCACACCACCCATGGACGGGCAATACCCTTTGCCACCGGTCTTAAAATAGCCAAACCCAAAATGAAGATAATTGTCTTCAGCGGTGATGGAGACCTCTTTACCATAGGGGGAAATCATTTTATTCATGCCGCTCGCAGAAACATTGATTTGACAGTTATATGCGTCAATAATTTTACGTATGGGATGACAGGTGGACAGGTAGCCTCTACCACCCCCTTTAATTCCAGAACAAGTACAACCCCACAGGGAAACTTTGAAAAGCCATTTAACCTGCCCTATATGGCGGCTGCTGCTGGCGCTGTTTACATTTCCAGATGGACTACCCTGCACGTAAGACGTCTTACCAGCTCTATTATGGAGGCTTTTAATAAGAAAGGTTTCTCTTTTATCGAGGTAGTGTCATCGTGTCCTACCTCTTTTGGCAGAAAAAATAAACTGGGGTCACCCCTTGATATAATACAGCATTTTCACAAAATCAGTGTAATCAAGAACGGAATACATCCCAAGGATGCCAACCTGGACATAACCAAGGAAATTGTGGTTGGCAAATTTGTAGATATGGAAGCACCGACCTTCTTTGAGCTATTAGAAAAAATATACCCTCCTGAAACAGAGAAAGGGGCATGACTGTGACCGCAAAGATTTACCAAGAGATTATTATCAGTGGATTCGGAGGACAGGGCATCGTCCTGAATGGCAGTATACTGGGTAAGGCAGCGGCTATATATGACAAAATAAATGCTACTTTTGTGCAATCATATGGACCTGAAGCCAGAGGAGGTGCCTGTTCGGCACAGGTAATTGTCTCTGATACTGTTATCTCCTATCCTTATGTTCATGAGCCCATGATATTAATCGCCATGTCACAGGAAGGTTATGAAAGCAATATTGATTCCATTAAGGATGGAGGTATACTTTTAACAGATTCAGATTTAGTGAAGCAAAGGGATGTGGAAAAAAGATATCTATCATACTCCATTCCGTCCAACCGTATTGCTGAGAAGATGGGAAATAAAATGATGGCCAATATAGTGATGCTGGGATTCCTGGCATCCTTCTCCAATGTTGTTACTACCGAGTCTCTGAAGAAGGCGATTCTTGATTCTGTTCCAAAGGGAACTGAAGAGAAAAATTTAGAGGCATTTGAGGCTGGATATGAGTATGGAAGCAAAGAGAAGCAGGGGTAGATTTACATGACCACAGAAAGCTATGGCGCCCTGATAATAGGGAGTAAAATTGAATCTCTTAAGGCTGCCTATGATTTGGCAACCATCGGGCATAGGGTCCTTTTAATAGAAGAGGAAGAAAAACTACAGGCATCCCTCGAAGACACAGAGATACTACCTTCAGGGGTCAGATCATGGTATGCTATCCACCCCTTGCTTATGGCGGTACGTAACCACCCCCTTGTTGATATAGTCACACTATCAGTCGTTGATGAGATTCGGCACTCCAAAGAAGGGTTCTCTGCATTTATCCGCAATAAACCCTATTATATAGATACAGAACTATGTTGCTTTTGCGGCCGTTGCAGAGAAATATGTCCTGTAGAATTGCCCGGATCTTTAAAAAAGGCTGTAGATTGTATCTCGGAGAGAGGGATCCCCAGAACCTTTTTTATAGATAAACGCAAAAACCCACCATGTCAGAATGCCTGCCCACTTGGAATCAATATCCAGGGGTATGTGGCACTTATCGCCAGTGGGGAGTTCAGAG
This window contains:
- a CDS encoding MFS transporter, with translation MRKTKLHYGWIVILMGLFTTIAAHGFGRMAYTIILPAMKDGLKFDYTQLGLLGTGNFIGYLAMAIVGGFLAARFGTRIVITIALILMGCTMILTGFAQSFGFAFAMRLLTGIGNGAAYVPAMALGSAWFTIKRRGFATGVISGGIGIGTLISGMVVPLILTAYRPDGWRFSWYILGSVVLLLSGVVFLFVRSHPDEKGLPPIGTDEKGGVSSFEWAKIYKVGAIWHLGIVYFFYGLSYIIYMIFFAAYLVKEMSFSQEWAGTLWALVGGLSVFCGVIWGSISDYLGRNRGAALAYLILSLSYIIYGLLKIEIGFYLSAVMFGLTAWSIPTIMAAAAGDYVGPRLAPAGLGFITLFFGIGQALGPALGGYLADITHSFTIPFLVAGGISLIGMVLSFYLKKPAITE
- a CDS encoding 4Fe-4S dicluster domain-containing protein — translated: MKYWRKPLDYEDIKIPRGKVSIIEDRCKGCSFCVEYCPRNVLEMSEHFNKKGYHPPYVKNPEDCVNCNFCEVICPEFAIYVEKLEE
- a CDS encoding 2-oxoacid:acceptor oxidoreductase subunit alpha, with product MKGTEHFIMGDEACAEAAIACGCRFFAGYPITPATEIAERMAKRLPQVGGVYIQMEDEMASMAAVLGASWGGLKSMTSTSGPGFSLMMENIGLGIVMEVPCVVVNVQRAGPSTGLPTLCAQGDMMQARWGSHGHYEIIALSASSPQELFDVTIKAFNLSEKYRLPVLIMTDEVVGHMAEKVIIPPPNRIEIYPRRITKLPPQEYLPYLPDKDMVAPMVGIGEGYHIHSTGLTHDKKGYPVITAPVQKEMIDRLVYKIRNNVDDIVEYQEIETADAEIIIVAYGISVRPALKALELAREKGIKCGMLKLTTIWPFAEKKITELASQVKGFVVPEINYGQISLEVERCSAGHAKTILVSHAGGAIFNPNEILEAVDKL
- a CDS encoding thiamine pyrophosphate-dependent enzyme, which translates into the protein MKKQGAEELNGMPGRHPLSSLLREDRMPHIWCPGCDIGTVFSSCLTAIHESKIDYNNFAMVSGIGCTGRAAGYIKLDSFHTTHGRAIPFATGLKIAKPKMKIIVFSGDGDLFTIGGNHFIHAARRNIDLTVICVNNFTYGMTGGQVASTTPFNSRTSTTPQGNFEKPFNLPYMAAAAGAVYISRWTTLHVRRLTSSIMEAFNKKGFSFIEVVSSCPTSFGRKNKLGSPLDIIQHFHKISVIKNGIHPKDANLDITKEIVVGKFVDMEAPTFFELLEKIYPPETEKGA
- a CDS encoding 2-oxoacid:acceptor oxidoreductase family protein; translated protein: MTAKIYQEIIISGFGGQGIVLNGSILGKAAAIYDKINATFVQSYGPEARGGACSAQVIVSDTVISYPYVHEPMILIAMSQEGYESNIDSIKDGGILLTDSDLVKQRDVEKRYLSYSIPSNRIAEKMGNKMMANIVMLGFLASFSNVVTTESLKKAILDSVPKGTEEKNLEAFEAGYEYGSKEKQG